From a region of the Sesamum indicum cultivar Zhongzhi No. 13 linkage group LG3, S_indicum_v1.0, whole genome shotgun sequence genome:
- the LOC105156821 gene encoding dihydrolipoyl dehydrogenase 1, mitochondrial — translation MAMASIARRRTANLFSSSSKHLYNYSWILTRGFASGSDDNDVVVIGGGPGGYVAAIKAAQLGLKTTCIEKRGTLGGTCLNVGCIPSKALLHSSHMYHEAKHSFASHGVKLASVEVDLPAMMAQKDKAVGNLTKGIEGLFKKNKVSYVKGYGKFLSPSEVSVDTLEGGNTIVKGKHIIIATGSDVKSLPGITIDEERIVSSTGALALKEVPKKLVVIGAGYIGLEMGSVWGRLGSEVTVVEFAADIVPTMDGEVRKQFQRSLEKQKMKFMLKTKVVSVDTTGNGVKLTLAPAAGGDQTTLEADVVLVSAGRTPFTAGLELEKIGVETDKAGRILVNERFATNIPGVYAIGDVIPGPMLAHKAEEDGVACVEYIAGKEGHVDYDMVPGVVYTHPEVASVGKTEEQVKALGVDYRVGKFPFLANSRAKAIDDAEGLVKILAEKETDKILGVHIMAPNAGELIHEAVLALQYGASSEDIARTCHAHPTMSEALKEAAMATYDKPIHI, via the exons ATGGCGATGGCGAGTATTGCCAGGCGAAGAACCGCCAATCtgttttcttcatcttcaaaGCATCTCTACAACTACTCCTGGATTCTCACCAGGGGATTCGCCTCGGGATCTGATGACAACGACGTCGTCGTTATTGGCGGCGGTCCTGGAGGTTACGTCGCCGCTATCAAGGCCGCCCAGCTTGGCCTCAAGACCACTTGCATCGAGAAGCGTGGGACCCTCGGCGGCACCTGCCTCAACGTCGGCTGCATCCCTTCCAAG GCATTGCTTCACTCCTCCCATATGTATCATGAAGCCAAGCATTCATTTGCCAGTCATGGTGTAAAGCTTGCTTCTGTTGAGGTCGATCTGCCGGCCATGATGGCCCAAAAAGATAAAGCTGTTGGTAATTTGACTAAAGGTATTGAAGGTCTATTCAAGAAGAACAAAGTAAGCTATGTCAAGGGGTATGGCAAGTTCCTTTCTCCCTCTGAAGTTTCCGTTGATACTCTAGAAGGTGGTAACACCATTGTGAAAGGGAAGCATATTATAATAGCTACCGGTTCTGATGTCAAAAGTCTGCCAGGCATAACTATTGATGAAGAGAGAATTGTATCATCTACTGGAGCTTTAGCCTTAAAAGAGGTTCCTAAGAAACTTGTTGTTATAGGCGCTGGCTATATTGGTCTTGAAATGGGTTCTGTCTGGGGGCGCCTGGGGTCAGAGGTAACTGTTGTTGAATTTGCAGCCGACATTGTTCCGACCATGGATGGTGAAGTCCGTAAACAATTTCAACGTTCACTTGAGAAGCAGAAGATGAAATTCATGCTCAAAACTAAGGTGGTCTCTGTGGACACCACGGGAAATGGTGTGAAATTAACACTTGCACCAGCAGCTGGTGGTGATCAGACCACACTTGAGGCTGATGTCGTTCTTGTTTCTGCTGGTAGAACTCCATTTACTGCTGGACTTGAATTGGAGAAGATAGGGGTTGAAACTGATAAGGCTGGCCGGATCTTGGTGAATGAGCGGTTTGCCACCAACATACCAGGTGTTTATGCCATTGGTGATGTTATTCCTGGGCCTATGTTGGCTCACAAAGCTGAAGAAGATGGTGTTGCATGTGTCGAATATATTGCTGGCAAGGAAGGCCACGTGGACTATGATATGGTTCCTGGTGTTGTTTACACACACCCTGAGGTGGCATCTGTTGGGAAAACTGAGGAACAGGTGAAAGCACTTGGAGTTGATTATCGTGTAGGCAAATTTCCTTTCCTGGCAAACAGCAGGGCAAAGGCAATTGATGATGCTGAGGGACTGGTCAAGATACTTGCTGAGAAGGAGACGGACAAGATTTTGGGCGTCCACATCATGGCTCCAAATGCTGGGGAGCTTATTCATGAGGCTGTTTTGGCTTTGCAGTATGGAGCATCAAGCGAGGACATTGCTCGCACATGCCATGCTCATCCAACAATGAGTGAGGCACTAAAGGAGGCTGCTATGGCCACTTATGACAAGCCCATTCACATTTAG
- the LOC105156822 gene encoding stress-response A/B barrel domain-containing protein HS1-like: MEEGKGEVKHILLAKFKEGISEQQIQNYIKQYANLVNLVPSMKAFRWGKDVSQENLHQGFTHVFESTFESTEGITEYIAHPDHVEFANMLLPQFEKVIVVDYKPTKVQL, translated from the exons atggAGGAGGGTAAGGGAGAAGTGAAGCACATATTGCTTGCAAAGTTCAAGGAAGGCATTTCtgaacaacaaattcaaaattacatcaaacagTATGCCAACCTTGTCAATCTTGTTCCTTCTATGAAGGCTTTCAGATg GGGTAAAGATGTGAGCCAAGAAAACTTGCACCAGGGTTTTACTCATGTCTTTGAATCGACTTTTGAGAGCACAGAAGGCATTACTGAGTATATTGCTCACCCAGACCATGTTGAGTTTGCAAATATGTTACTGCCTCAATTTGAGAAAGTCATTGTAGTTGATTACAAGCCTACAAAGGTCCAACTCTGA
- the LOC105156823 gene encoding stress-response A/B barrel domain-containing protein HS1-like — MEEGKGEVKHMLLAKFKEEVSEQQIEDCIKQYANLVNLIPSMKSFRWGRDVSQENLHQGITHVFESTFESTQGVAEYLSHPDHEAYGNILRPLLEKAITVDYHPTPVQL, encoded by the exons ATGGAGGAAGGAAAAGGAGAAGTAAAGCACATGTTGCTCGCAAAGTTCAAAGAAGAGGTATCAGAGCAACAGATTGAAGACTGCATAAAGCAATATGCAAATCTTGTTAACCTTATACCTTCCATGAAGTCTTTCAGATG GGGTAGGGATGTGAGCCAAGAAAACTTGCATCAAGGTATTACTCATGTTTTCGAGTCGACATTCGAAAGCACACAAGGAGTGGCAGAGTATCTCTCCCATCCAGATCATGAAGCATACGGAAACATACTACGCCCTCTGCTGGAGAAAGCCATCACTGTTGATTACCACCCTACTCCCGTCCAACTCTGA
- the LOC105157047 gene encoding LOW QUALITY PROTEIN: galactinol synthase 2 (The sequence of the model RefSeq protein was modified relative to this genomic sequence to represent the inferred CDS: inserted 2 bases in 1 codon), with product MEMESKANRAYVTFLAGNGDYVKGVVGLAKGLRKVKSMYPLVVAVLPDVPVDHCKILESQGCIVREIEPVYPPPNHAQFAMAYYVINYSKLRIWEFVEYSKMIYLDGDIQVFSNIDHLFEYPDGYFYAVMDCFCEKTWSGTPQYQIGYCQQCPEKVEWPWEMGPPPPLYFNAGMFVFEPSFLTYHSLLETLQITPPTSFAEQDFLNMFFREIYRPIPLVYNLVLAMLWRHPENVDLDNVKVVHYCAAGAKPWRFTGKEENMQREDIKMLVKKWWDIYRDDSLDWCNEDSXPEEGKTSAAMVQEANVVQYVSAPSAA from the exons ATGGAAATGGAGTCTAAGGCCAACAGGGCTTATGTCACATTCTTGGCAGGAAACGGTGACTATGTGAAAGGGGTGGTTGGTTTAGCTAAGGGTTTGAGGAAGGTGAAATCCATGTACCCTCTTGTTGTAGCAGTTTTGCCAGATGTTCCAGTAGATCATTGCAAGATTTTAGAGTCTCAAGGGTGTATAGTTCGTGAAATCGAGCCTGTTTATCCTCCACCAAACCATGCTCAATTTGCCATGGCATATTATGTCATAAACTATTCAAAACTCCGGATTTGGGAG TTTGTGGAGTATAGCAAGATGATATACTTGGATGGAGATATCCAAGTTTTCAGCAATATTGATCACCTTTTTGAGTATCCAGATGGTTATTTTTATGCTGTTATGGACTGCTTCTGTGAGAAAACATGGAGTGGAACACCTCAATACCAGATAGGTTACTGTCAGCAGTGCCCTGAAAAAGTTGAGTGGCCATGGGAGATGGGTCCTCCACCACCATTGTACTTCAATGCCGGAATGTTTGTTTTCGAACCGAGCTTTTTGACTTATCACAGTCTTTTGGAAACTCTCCAAATCACTCCTCCTACTTCATTTGCAGAGCAG GACTTTCTGAACATGTTCTTTAGGGAGATATACCGGCCAATCCCATTGGTTTACAACCTTGTTTTAGCTATGCTTTGGCGACATCCTGAAAATGTTGATCTTGACAATGTCAAGGTTGTTCACTATTGTGCAGCA GGAGCAAAACCATGGAGATTCACAGGGAAGGAAGAAAACATGCAAAGAGAAGACATAAAGATGCTAGTGAAAAAATGGTGGGATATATACCGTGATGATTCGTTGGATTGGTGCAATGAAGACTC TCCTGAGGAAGGAAAAACATCAGCAGCAATGGTGCAAGAGGCAAATGTTGTTCAATATGTTAGTGCGCCATCAGCAGCCTAA
- the LOC105156824 gene encoding 30S ribosomal protein S1, chloroplastic-like, producing the protein MASLAQQFGGLKCPPISTTMNKFSSSKNHCYTLLPRRRSIISAASPVLADAQTRERMKLKEMFEDAYERCRTAPMEGVAFTIDDFHSAIEKYDFDSEIGTKVKGMVFNTDANGALVDITAKSSAYLSVKEACIHNIRHVQEAGIVPGMREEFVIIGENEADDSLILSLRSIQYDLAWERCRQLQAEDVVVKGKVVGANKGGIVALVEGLRGFVPFSQISTKSTAEELLEKELPLKFVEVDEEQSRLVLSNRKAMADSQAQLGIGSVVIGTVQSLKPYGAFIDIGGINGLLHVSQISHDRVSDIATVLQPGDTLKVMILSHDRERGRVSLSTKKLEPTPGDMIRNPKLVFEKAEEMAQTFRQRIAQAEAMARADMLRFQSESGLTLSSEGILGPLTSDLPAEGLDLSELPPAED; encoded by the exons ATGGCATCTTTAGCACAACAATTTGGTGGACTGAAGTGCCCACCAATCTCAACCACAATGAACAAGTTCTCCAGTTCCAAGAATCATTGCTACACACTGCTGCCCAGGAGGAGAAGCATAATTTCAGCAGCATCACCTGTTCTAGCAGATGCACAGACAAGAGAAAGAATGAAACTGAAAGAGATGTTTGAAGACGCATATGAAAGGTGCCGTACAGCCCCCATGGAAGGTGTGGCTTTCACTATTGACGATTTTCATTCGGCCATTGAAAAGTATGATTTTGACTCTGAAATTGGCACCAAG GTTAAAGGAATGGTTTTCAACACAGATGCAAATGGAGCATTAGTTGACATAACTGCAAAATCATCGGCATACTTGTCTGTTAAAGAGGCATGCATCCATAATATCCGGCATGTGCAAGAAGCTGGCATTGTTCCTGGTATGCGTGAggaatttgtaattattgggGAAAATGAGGCTGATGATAGTTTAATCTTGAGTCTACGTTCAATTCAATATGATCTTGCATGGGAAAGGTGCAGACAACTTCAAGCTGAAGATGTTGTTGTCAAGGGTAAG GTAGTGGGAGCAAACAAAGGTGGAATAGTGGCATTGGTGGAAGGCCTTCGTGGTTTTGTTCCATTTTCACAAATCTCAACG aaatcaACTGCAGAGGAACTTCTGGAAAAAGAACTTCCACTTAAATTTGTGGAGGTTGACGAGGAACAGTCCAGGCTAGTCCTCAGTAACCGCAAGGCCATGGCTGATAGTCAGGCACAGCTTGGAATTGGATCTGTAGTTATTGGCACTGTTCAGAGCCTGAAACCATATGGCGCCTTTATCGATATAGGTGGAATCAATGGCCTTCTGCATGTCAGCCAGATTAGCCATGATCGTGTTTCAGATATTGCTACTGTTCTTCAGCCTGGTGACACTTTGAAG GTTATGATACTCAGCCATGATCGTGAGAGGGGTCGAGTGAGCCTCTCTACAAAGAAGTTAGAGCCTACTCCTGGTGACATGATTCGTAACCCGAAGCTGGTCTTTGAGAAG GCAGAAGAGATGGCTCAGACTTTCAGGCAAAGAATTGCCCAAGCAGAAGCCATGGCTCGTGCTGATATGTTGAGATTCCAGTCTGAG AGCGGATTGACCCTGAGTTCTGAAGGCATCTTAGGACCTCTAACTTCAGACCTGCCTGCAGAAGGTTTAGATTTAAGTGAACTCCCCCCAGCTGAAGATTAA